One stretch of Pedobacter riviphilus DNA includes these proteins:
- a CDS encoding helix-turn-helix domain-containing protein gives MHHQEFEPPEELQDTIKCFWYNRRVSGAELSSFEVVPDGYAEIIFHFGSGCSISSGGELRPLPSPFMMGLLNQPAIFYTKNRFEIIGIRCFPWTVFDLLGLPSDKHGLHLFEHPMAQLQPKLNAFILDGKIDEAVAAVKQYFLQARAQVAANSMLFKAGIAMQEAKGTIPVSEVAAAAHVTVRTLERNFKRSSGHTVKDVSGLMRFEQVRNQLWLDPNANLTSLAHEFGYTDQPHLSREFKRYSGTTPAAFARKAKKGKQALSNDLLNLSS, from the coding sequence ATGCATCATCAAGAATTCGAACCTCCTGAAGAACTACAGGATACGATAAAGTGCTTTTGGTACAACAGGAGAGTATCTGGAGCAGAACTATCGAGCTTTGAAGTTGTACCTGATGGTTACGCGGAGATCATTTTTCACTTTGGCAGCGGCTGTAGCATTTCTTCAGGTGGAGAATTGCGTCCACTACCCTCACCTTTTATGATGGGATTACTTAATCAGCCTGCTATTTTTTACACGAAAAACCGTTTTGAGATCATTGGGATCAGGTGCTTTCCGTGGACTGTATTCGATTTGCTCGGTCTCCCATCCGACAAGCATGGATTACATCTATTTGAGCACCCCATGGCTCAGCTTCAACCCAAACTAAATGCATTTATTCTTGATGGGAAAATAGATGAAGCAGTAGCAGCGGTAAAGCAATATTTCTTACAGGCAAGAGCGCAGGTTGCTGCTAACAGTATGTTGTTCAAAGCCGGGATTGCCATGCAGGAAGCAAAGGGTACCATACCTGTGAGTGAGGTAGCGGCAGCAGCCCATGTAACGGTGCGTACATTGGAAAGAAACTTTAAACGATCTTCAGGCCATACAGTTAAAGATGTATCGGGCCTAATGCGTTTTGAGCAGGTACGTAACCAATTGTGGCTTGATCCGAATGCCAACCTGACCAGTTTGGCGCATGAGTTTGGTTATACCGATCAACCGCACCTCAGCAGGGAATTTAAACGTTACAGCGGCACTACTCCTGCGGCATTTGCCCGAAAGGCCAAAAAAGGCAAACAAGCGTTAAGCAACGACCTTCTTAATCTCTCCTCCTGA
- a CDS encoding YdeI/OmpD-associated family protein: MDCEIVENKVKNIETFCPTNIKEWRDWLATHNEFRSSVWLVYGKKGSGLPSLTWSEAVDEALCFGWIDSIKKPIDSERFMQFFCKRKPNSVWSKINKEKVKHLLAQDLIVKAGLETIKRAKQNGAWIALDTVETLKIPKDLALAFKNSKDAKIFFLGLSKSAKKAILQWIVMAKKAETRQNRILELVKSSSENVLPKQFLR, translated from the coding sequence ATGGATTGCGAAATAGTGGAAAACAAAGTAAAGAATATAGAAACTTTTTGCCCCACCAACATCAAAGAATGGCGGGATTGGTTAGCCACCCATAATGAGTTTAGATCATCTGTTTGGCTTGTTTATGGCAAAAAGGGCTCTGGTTTGCCAAGCCTTACCTGGAGTGAAGCTGTAGATGAAGCTCTTTGTTTTGGCTGGATAGACAGTATAAAAAAGCCCATCGATAGTGAGCGGTTTATGCAGTTTTTTTGTAAACGGAAACCCAATAGCGTTTGGTCGAAAATCAATAAAGAAAAGGTAAAGCATCTGTTGGCACAAGACCTTATCGTAAAAGCAGGTTTAGAAACCATTAAAAGGGCAAAACAAAATGGGGCATGGATAGCTTTAGATACAGTAGAAACACTTAAAATACCTAAAGATTTAGCCTTAGCATTTAAAAACAGTAAAGACGCAAAGATTTTTTTTCTTGGCCTAAGTAAATCGGCTAAGAAAGCCATTCTGCAATGGATTGTAATGGCAAAAAAAGCAGAAACCCGGCAAAACAGAATTCTTGAACTCGTAAAATCTTCATCAGAAAACGTATTGCCAAAGCAATTTCTCCGCTAA
- a CDS encoding SDR family NAD(P)-dependent oxidoreductase, giving the protein MKKLTDKIALVTGGSRGIGAAIVKRLAAEGAKVVFTYAYSPEKASAVVAEVEAAGGLAVALKASSTVPAEVTGAVAKTIADFGHIDILINNAGIYIGKAFEEHTLEDYNEIMAVNVQAVFVAALAAVKGMPEGGRIITIGSNMGDNAVGPETTLYTMSKSALQGFTRGLARDLGARKITVNLIQPGPINTDMNPADAPLADFLRTRMALPDYGTVEDIASFVSFIASEEARYITGSFLTIDGGLNA; this is encoded by the coding sequence ATGAAAAAATTAACAGATAAAATTGCCCTGGTTACTGGAGGAAGTCGGGGCATAGGTGCGGCGATTGTAAAAAGATTAGCTGCCGAAGGTGCAAAAGTAGTATTTACTTATGCCTATTCACCAGAAAAAGCTTCGGCTGTAGTGGCCGAGGTTGAAGCTGCGGGTGGGCTCGCTGTGGCATTAAAAGCAAGTAGTACAGTACCAGCTGAAGTAACTGGCGCAGTGGCTAAAACAATTGCCGATTTTGGCCACATAGATATCCTGATCAATAATGCCGGTATTTACATTGGAAAAGCCTTTGAAGAGCATACCCTTGAGGATTATAATGAAATTATGGCCGTTAATGTCCAGGCAGTTTTTGTGGCGGCTTTGGCTGCGGTAAAAGGCATGCCTGAAGGTGGTAGGATCATTACCATCGGCAGTAACATGGGCGATAATGCGGTTGGTCCAGAAACCACTTTGTATACCATGAGTAAATCGGCACTTCAGGGTTTTACACGTGGTTTGGCACGCGATCTTGGTGCCCGTAAAATTACAGTAAACCTGATTCAGCCCGGACCAATCAATACCGATATGAATCCCGCAGATGCACCATTGGCTGATTTCTTAAGAACCCGTATGGCATTGCCAGATTATGGTACTGTAGAAGATATTGCATCATTTGTAAGCTTTATTGCAAGTGAAGAAGCCAGGTACATCACCGGGTCGTTTTTAACAATCGATGGCGGATTGAATGCTTAA
- a CDS encoding FAD-dependent monooxygenase — MNTTLKNKKNNHTHTIYDVIISGAGPVGLFLACELALAKCSVLILEKAVEAHSPLKQLPFGIRGLSAPTIEALYRRGLLQELEIHKHLKNPHQNAVQGPRRQAGHFAGIPFRDGDIDTAQWKYRLPSSTPTSLITEMEELETVLSRRAAILGVEIKRGFAITSFHQNNEGVTVQAGGQSFESKWLVGCDGSRSVVRKTGGFEFAGTEPEFTGYTAKVDILNPELLKPGRNVTPTGMYMQSQPGYLAIQDFDGGAFHGSAKPVTREHLQEVLRRVSNTNVTISTLHIASTWTDRARQATSYRNGRVLLAGDAAHIHAPLGGQGLNLGLGDAMNLGWKLAATINRKAPEGLLDSYGTERHPIGAQVLDWSRAQAAIMKPEPNARALHAIITDLINTTDGATYFAGRVWGVSTQINLDGKHPLVGCSVPNFEFEDETKIGQLMHNGQGILLDFNHNTAIRELASEYNQIDYISKTAKNQLGLCAVLIQPDGIVAWATDDLIETSELQKAMATWFWLT; from the coding sequence ATGAACACAACACTTAAAAATAAAAAAAACAACCACACCCATACAATTTACGATGTTATTATTTCTGGTGCCGGCCCTGTAGGCCTGTTCCTGGCCTGCGAATTGGCTTTAGCCAAATGTTCGGTACTGATACTCGAAAAAGCAGTGGAAGCTCACTCGCCTTTAAAACAGCTTCCTTTCGGTATCCGTGGCTTGTCGGCACCAACAATTGAAGCACTTTATCGCCGTGGCCTGCTGCAAGAACTTGAAATTCATAAACACCTTAAAAACCCTCACCAAAATGCCGTGCAAGGGCCACGTCGCCAGGCAGGACATTTCGCTGGCATTCCATTTCGCGACGGTGATATTGATACTGCCCAATGGAAATATCGCCTACCAAGTTCTACACCTACCAGTTTAATTACCGAAATGGAGGAGCTGGAAACGGTACTTTCCCGGCGTGCAGCAATCTTGGGCGTTGAAATTAAACGAGGTTTTGCCATTACGAGCTTCCATCAAAATAACGAAGGTGTAACTGTACAGGCGGGTGGGCAATCTTTCGAAAGTAAATGGCTTGTAGGTTGCGATGGAAGCCGAAGTGTAGTACGCAAAACGGGCGGCTTCGAATTTGCCGGAACAGAGCCTGAATTTACTGGTTACACGGCTAAGGTAGACATCCTCAATCCGGAACTGCTTAAACCAGGACGAAACGTAACGCCAACAGGCATGTACATGCAATCGCAGCCAGGTTATCTGGCCATACAGGATTTTGATGGTGGTGCATTTCATGGTTCGGCAAAGCCAGTTACACGCGAACATTTGCAAGAGGTACTGCGCCGTGTTTCAAATACCAATGTTACCATCAGTACGCTACATATTGCTAGCACCTGGACGGACCGCGCAAGGCAAGCGACAAGTTACCGCAACGGACGTGTACTTTTAGCTGGCGATGCTGCGCACATTCATGCACCTTTAGGCGGCCAGGGACTTAACCTGGGTTTGGGCGATGCCATGAACCTGGGCTGGAAACTCGCGGCAACCATCAACAGGAAAGCTCCTGAAGGTTTATTGGATAGTTATGGCACAGAGCGACATCCAATTGGTGCACAGGTGCTCGATTGGTCTCGCGCTCAGGCAGCGATTATGAAACCCGAACCCAATGCCCGCGCTTTGCATGCCATTATTACCGATCTTATCAATACCACTGATGGTGCTACCTATTTTGCAGGAAGAGTGTGGGGTGTTTCTACCCAAATTAATCTCGATGGCAAACATCCGCTGGTTGGCTGCAGTGTTCCTAACTTTGAGTTTGAAGATGAGACAAAAATTGGCCAACTGATGCACAATGGCCAGGGCATACTGCTTGATTTTAACCACAATACCGCAATCAGAGAGTTAGCCAGCGAATACAATCAGATTGATTATATTTCGAAAACTGCGAAAAATCAATTGGGTCTATGTGCAGTATTGATCCAGCCTGATGGAATTGTAGCCTGGGCTACAGATGATTTGATAGAGACTAGCGAATTGCAAAAAGCAATGGCGACTTGGTTTTGGTTAACATAA
- a CDS encoding winged helix-turn-helix transcriptional regulator — translation MRKETSTNALNEKMMIDSCGMSSSLAVIGGRWKPAILCRLSYGTMRYGELKKDIIGISERMLVAQLRELEKDQIITRVVFPEVPPRVEYRLTDLGRTMKPMLDAMSDWGNMYRKHINQTQDLSATVLQDK, via the coding sequence ATGAGGAAAGAAACATCAACCAACGCTTTGAACGAAAAAATGATGATCGACAGCTGTGGCATGTCCTCATCGCTGGCGGTAATCGGCGGAAGGTGGAAACCCGCCATATTGTGTCGCCTTTCTTATGGCACCATGCGCTATGGCGAGCTTAAAAAAGACATTATCGGTATATCAGAGCGGATGTTGGTAGCGCAGTTAAGAGAACTGGAGAAAGACCAGATTATTACCCGCGTTGTTTTTCCAGAGGTACCGCCAAGGGTAGAATATCGCCTAACCGATTTGGGCCGTACCATGAAACCGATGCTGGATGCGATGTCTGACTGGGGCAATATGTACCGGAAGCATATCAACCAAACACAAGATTTATCTGCTACCGTATTACAAGACAAGTAA
- a CDS encoding DUF3667 domain-containing protein has product MHTDLISCRNCSHVVNDDFCGRCGQPVHVKRVDAHYILHEIQHVLHFEKGILFTVKELLIRPGQNIRSFITENRSRLVKPVIFIIVSSLIYTLISHFFHIEEGYVEFTEVKKTSIGLIFDWVQGHYGYANILMGVCISLWLKLFFKKYSYNFFEILILLCFVMGIGMLIISVFAIVEGLTKISLMEVSSIIVAVYSTWAIAQFFNGRKVASYLKAIIAYGLGMLMFGLLAVFLGVSIDLLIKH; this is encoded by the coding sequence ATGCATACTGATCTAATAAGTTGCAGAAACTGCAGTCATGTTGTAAATGATGATTTTTGTGGACGTTGTGGTCAGCCAGTCCATGTTAAAAGGGTAGATGCGCATTACATCCTACATGAAATCCAACATGTTTTACATTTCGAAAAAGGAATACTCTTTACGGTAAAAGAACTGCTGATCAGGCCTGGTCAGAATATCAGATCATTCATTACTGAGAACCGCAGCCGATTGGTAAAGCCCGTTATATTTATCATCGTTAGCTCGTTAATTTATACGTTAATTAGTCATTTCTTTCATATTGAAGAAGGTTACGTTGAATTTACCGAGGTAAAAAAAACAAGCATCGGTTTAATTTTCGATTGGGTACAGGGGCATTATGGTTATGCCAATATTTTAATGGGTGTTTGCATTTCCTTGTGGTTAAAACTATTTTTTAAAAAATACAGCTACAACTTCTTCGAAATATTAATCCTGCTGTGCTTTGTGATGGGGATTGGCATGTTAATCATTTCTGTTTTTGCCATTGTCGAGGGGCTTACCAAAATCAGTTTGATGGAGGTTTCGAGCATTATAGTGGCAGTCTATAGTACATGGGCTATAGCACAGTTTTTTAACGGGAGAAAAGTGGCAAGCTACTTAAAAGCAATTATTGCTTATGGCCTGGGGATGTTAATGTTTGGCCTTTTGGCAGTGTTTTTAGGAGTTTCGATTGATCTACTGATTAAACATTAA
- a CDS encoding helix-turn-helix transcriptional regulator has product MDITKRFDRILQIFFLLQSKSVVTAAELQKRFEISLRTIYRDLKALEIAGIPIVNESGSGYSIMEGFRLQPSRFSQEEILSLMVAEKVMQKHETEFIKKHFEVALIKIKSSFQVNQKRDFLHLEDTIHLKNDFKSNDYLPNIIDVLLNSTLRKKITHIDYLKGGDIHTVGRSVEPIGVFYEHSLWYLLAYCHLRKDYRNFRLDRIKKVLVLEENFTITHPPINEFRDKGLSENIMKIEIRVDRKYAHFLYWERQIFGFTGEEISDDFVIMYFDCSLSVVSFVRWFLKFVDVAEIIEPAHLNNELIEIMESGLKRIKNKSA; this is encoded by the coding sequence ATGGATATTACCAAAAGATTTGACCGGATACTACAGATATTTTTTTTATTGCAATCTAAATCTGTAGTCACTGCAGCAGAATTACAAAAGCGGTTCGAAATCAGTTTAAGGACAATTTACAGGGACTTAAAAGCCCTTGAGATTGCCGGTATTCCGATCGTAAATGAATCGGGATCTGGCTATTCGATTATGGAAGGTTTTAGGCTTCAGCCATCGAGGTTTAGCCAGGAAGAAATTCTCAGTTTAATGGTTGCAGAAAAAGTGATGCAGAAACATGAAACCGAGTTTATTAAAAAACATTTTGAGGTGGCACTTATCAAAATAAAAAGTTCTTTTCAGGTGAATCAAAAAAGAGATTTCCTGCATTTAGAAGATACAATACACCTTAAAAACGATTTTAAATCTAATGATTACCTGCCTAACATTATCGATGTTTTACTCAACAGTACCTTAAGGAAAAAAATAACCCATATCGATTACCTCAAAGGCGGTGATATTCATACGGTCGGAAGATCAGTAGAACCCATCGGTGTATTTTACGAACACAGCCTTTGGTATCTTTTAGCCTATTGCCATTTAAGGAAAGATTACCGCAATTTTAGGTTAGACAGGATTAAAAAAGTTTTAGTGCTTGAAGAGAACTTCACCATTACTCATCCACCAATTAACGAATTCAGAGATAAAGGCCTATCCGAAAATATAATGAAAATCGAAATCAGGGTAGACCGGAAGTATGCACATTTTCTATATTGGGAACGACAGATTTTCGGATTTACAGGCGAAGAAATTTCAGATGATTTTGTGATCATGTATTTCGACTGTTCCCTTTCTGTTGTTTCTTTTGTCCGCTGGTTTCTTAAATTTGTTGATGTTGCTGAAATTATAGAACCGGCTCATTTAAACAACGAGCTGATTGAAATAATGGAATCTGGTTTGAAGAGAATAAAAAACAAAAGCGCTTAA
- a CDS encoding response regulator transcription factor: MKDSITSTLLTKNKVEKISTEDLLQQDYMEAIKAFARLTYESVYVIDYEKMAFEYVSENPLFLCGYSPNEVLDLGYEFYFKNVPEKDLALLSLINEAGFDFFAKLPDGEKKHYSITYDFHLINQEGKPTLINHKLTPLFLTGEGKMWKAMCIVSISHHQQAGNIYIYKQGTDELWALNIESKIWHKSEKPKLSKREIEILQLHAQGLTINQIAEKIFVAPDTVKYYRRRIFERLEVSNMVEALSRAVNSKMI; this comes from the coding sequence ATGAAAGACAGCATTACCTCCACTTTGCTTACCAAGAATAAGGTTGAAAAAATATCAACTGAAGACCTTCTTCAGCAAGATTACATGGAAGCTATAAAAGCTTTTGCGCGCTTAACCTACGAAAGCGTATATGTGATCGATTACGAAAAAATGGCGTTTGAGTATGTTTCAGAAAACCCTTTATTTTTATGTGGTTATTCGCCTAACGAAGTTTTGGATTTAGGCTATGAATTTTATTTTAAAAATGTACCTGAAAAGGATCTTGCATTATTGAGTCTGATTAACGAAGCCGGGTTCGATTTTTTCGCCAAACTACCTGATGGAGAAAAAAAACACTATAGCATTACTTACGATTTTCATCTGATTAACCAGGAAGGTAAACCCACGCTGATTAACCATAAACTTACGCCCTTGTTTTTAACTGGCGAAGGTAAAATGTGGAAAGCGATGTGCATTGTTTCCATCTCGCACCATCAGCAGGCCGGCAATATCTATATTTACAAACAGGGTACCGATGAGCTGTGGGCGTTAAATATCGAAAGTAAAATCTGGCATAAATCAGAGAAACCAAAACTCAGCAAGAGGGAAATCGAAATATTGCAGCTGCATGCACAAGGCTTAACCATTAACCAAATTGCCGAAAAAATATTTGTTGCACCTGATACCGTAAAGTATTATAGGCGACGGATTTTTGAACGATTGGAGGTGAGTAATATGGTAGAGGCACTTTCACGTGCAGTTAATAGTAAGATGATTTAG
- a CDS encoding DinB family protein, whose protein sequence is MITKSELLQHWLGHRKLTRKTIEKFPEKELFEFSVGGMRPFSSLIKELLSINVPGLKEMVTRETAPFSHDLPLNSKEELLTKWDEDTPKIVEYFNQISEDQLHETIKLFGQYEFSIISHLLYFIDNEIHHRGQGFVYLRALGIEPPFFWDRY, encoded by the coding sequence ATGATTACTAAAAGCGAATTACTACAGCATTGGTTAGGCCACAGAAAACTAACCAGAAAAACCATTGAAAAATTTCCCGAGAAAGAATTATTCGAATTTTCGGTCGGTGGAATGAGGCCTTTTTCTTCATTAATTAAAGAGTTGTTATCGATTAATGTTCCTGGTTTAAAAGAAATGGTCACCAGAGAAACAGCTCCTTTTAGTCATGATCTTCCGCTTAATAGCAAAGAAGAGCTACTAACAAAATGGGATGAGGATACACCAAAAATTGTAGAATACTTTAACCAGATCTCTGAAGATCAACTTCACGAAACAATTAAACTATTCGGGCAATACGAGTTTTCGATCATTAGCCACCTTTTGTATTTCATTGATAACGAAATACACCACCGCGGGCAAGGCTTTGTATATTTAAGGGCATTAGGCATTGAGCCTCCATTTTTCTGGGACCGTTATTAA